A stretch of Coccidioides posadasii str. Silveira chromosome 2, complete sequence DNA encodes these proteins:
- a CDS encoding uncharacterized protein (EggNog:ENOG410PIBN~COG:K,L), translating to MAELQEFLLLTESDKAESIRLADITAQKLVTKQATLIGVVQSLGEYINDEDSIIRGKAVSYLTAVIRALPSNFLSRQQIQVLATFYCERIEDEGAISGLKSLQSLNRLDKNIAQLIARGLFQHGSNLQKRSQSQRFQFLQLLNELMLGHREALRDMKDESLVGMVKLMDGERDPRNLMLVFSILRVVMVEWDISGHAETLFDSVYRYFPVTFRSHPNDPYKITAQDLKDRLQDCLASNQAFASHAFPTLLDKLDSNSSNVKVPDAYHFSEVF from the exons ATGGCCGAACTACAGGAATTCCTATTACTGACTGAATCTGACAAAGCCGAGTCAATTCGACTCGCCGACATAACTGCGCAAA AACTGGTCACAAAACAAGCAACCCTGATCGGCGTCGTGCAATCACTAGGCGAATACATTAATGACGAGGACTCCATTATACGGGGCAAAGCTGTCTCGTATCTAACAGCAGTGATAAGGGCGCTCCCGTCTAATTTCCTCTCCCGCCAACAGATCCAAGTTTTGGCAACCTTCTATTGCGAGCGGATTGAAGACGAGGGTGCCATTTCGGGCTTAAAGTCACTACAGAGCCTTAACCGCTTGGATAAGAATATAGCACAATTGATTGCTCGAGG GCTTTTTCAGCATGGCTCAAATCTCCAAAAACGCTCACAGTCTCAGCGTTTTCAgtttcttcagcttctcaACGAGCTGATGCTCGGGCATCGAGAAG CTCTTCGAGACATGAAAGACGAGTCCCTTGTCGGTATGGTTAAGCTCATGGATGGAGAAAGGGATCCACGAAACCTCATGCTTGTGTTTTCCATCCTTAGGGTCGTGATGGTAGAGTGGGACATATCTGGTCATGCGGAA ACTCTCTTCGATTCCGTATACAGATACTTTCCTGTGACGTTCAGGTCGCATCCAAATGACCCTTACAAAATCACGGCCCAAGATTTAAAGGACCGTCTCCAAGATTGTCTTGCCTCGAACCAAGCCTTCGCTTCCCATGCATTTCCAACCTTACTCGATAAACTTGACTCAAATTCAAGCAACGTGAAGGTACCAGATGCCTACCATTTTTCCGAAGTCTTCTAA
- a CDS encoding uncharacterized protein (EggNog:ENOG410PIBN~COG:K,L) — translation MFSQALMGSGKDELALLKVALRGVLQLCILRDFLQDNEVGMYVQDLGDILLNKPSIERQIRQEVVGTLAEISKHKPALLINITIPAFIANLPKSNNTPTSKYLATLENLAQVAIDQDVFYTLVTALLAKLETILTPGNSSTPAYPRSILMTILYAMNRKGLENDPHMELYYEGIVRNLCQKAALAALRDEQTSLLRDSTVLDTLGRLCNLIVRSLPHHKHQEVCYNVYRLFVEHDQFPTVPLHENSTVSQRQTMILSTYLLAGLPKNGISLTHDMAGLLRKIALLATSEDSSPIQFGLVRHLALLINKFLPTPNLEIASRILFSLMPASQEQGKATSGLIRTIFWISKAIISRLPPETPRILSSLVELLASSDPLVRGASSEGFRMLLSADDVLCTENGANIRLLAKQRVFITVVPLISEKVRALATYAGDSAVPSSRHAYRKQAYLSALSGILRSVPSSLVMTQLSVLLPLLLQSLDLTGTDSQPIRTATLETLAVVIRESGVHVIDKIGYLEDLVTRLLQAAGTTASDISRGGYNQAISNTPEARLRALQCLLILALPQPAEGGGVTKPSALLPFKNRVLMGLKCILDDPKRDVRKTAVDARMVWLKQGGDNLGNDS, via the coding sequence ATGTTTAGTCAGGCCTTAATGGGTTCTGGGAAGGATGAATTAGCACTGCTGAAGGTAGCGCTTCGCGGAGTGTTACAACTTTGTATCCTCCGAGATTTTCTCCAGGACAATGAGGTCGGGATGTATGTGCAAGATCTTGGCGATATACTGCTGAACAAACCGTCCATTGAACGCCAAATAAGACAAGAAGTTGTTGGCACCCTCGCAGAGATCTCGAAACACAAGCCGGCACTGCTCATAAACATAACAATTCCAGCTTTCATAGCCAATCTTCCGAAGTCTAATAATACCCCGACTTCCAAGTATCTCGCCACTTTGGAGAACCTTGCACAGGTCGCTATTGACCAAGATGTGTTCTACACTCTTGTTACTGCACTGTTGGCTAAGTTGGAGACTATCCTTACTCCTGGAAATTCGAGCACACCGGCGTATCCCAGGTCCATATTGATGACTATTTTGTATGCGATGAACCGCAAGGGTCTGGAGAACGATCCCCATATGGAATTGTATTACGAGGGGATTGTCCGCAACTTATGTCAAAAGGCCGCATTGGCAGCCCTTCGGGACGAACAGACATCGCTTCTAAGAGATTCTACCGTTCTTGATACACTTGGTCGTCTTTGCAATCTTATCGTCCGCTCCCTGCCACACCACAAACATCAGGAGGTTTGCTACAATGTGTACCGTTTATTTGTGGAACATGACCAATTCCCTACGGTCCCTTTACACGAAAATTCGACAGTATCCCAGAGACAAACTATGATTTTGTCGACATATCTTCTTGCAGGGCTCCCGAAGAATGGTATTAGTCTGACACATGACATGGCGGGTTTGCTCAGAAAGATTGCGCTGCTTGCTACGTCCGAGGATAGCTCCCCCATTCAGTTTGGGCTTGTTAGGCACCTGGCACTGCTCATTAACAAATTTTTGCCTACTCCCAACTTGGAGATAGCCTCCAGAATTCTATTCTCCTTAATGCCGGCGTCGCAAGAACAAGGAAAGGCTACTTCAGGTTTAATTCGGACAATATTTTGGATCTCGAAAGCTATCATATCAAGACTTCCTCCAGAAACTCCCCGAATTCTCTCGTCTCTCGTGGAATTACTCGCATCCTCGGATCCCCTTGTACGGGGAGCGTCATCTGAAGGCTTTCGCATGTTGCTAAGTGCGGACGATGTCTTGTGTACTGAGAATGGCGCTAACATCCGCCTACTTGCGAAACAGCGCGTATTCATTACGGTTGTTCCGCTTATTTCTGAAAAGGTTCGTGCACTTGCCACGTATGCGGGTGATAGCGCAGTACCTTCATCTAGACATGCTTATAGGAAGCAAGCATATCTTTCAGCTTTGTCTGGCATTTTACGCTCGGTGCCCTCGTCACTTGTAATGACCCAGCTGTCAGTGCTTCTCCCGCTTCTTCTCCAGAGTTTAGATCTCACAGGCACCGAttcccagccaatcagaacAGCCACACTCGAAACACTCGCTGTAGTCATTCGTGAAAGCGGTGTTCATGTGATTGACAAAATCGGTTACCTAGAAGATCTAGTTACGAGATTGCTGCAAGCTGCGGGAACAACGGCCAGTGATATCAGCAGGGGCGGTTATAACCAGGCCATCTCGAATACCCCAGAAGCCCGCCTGCGTGCCCTCCAATGTCTCCTCATCCTAGCGCTACCACAGCCAGCCGAAGGAGGTGGAGTCACAAAGCCATCAGCTTTACTCCCATTTAAAAATCGCGTCCTCATGGGCCTGAAATGCATACTCGATGACCCGAAGAGGGATGTTCGTAAAACAGCTGTGGATGCACGCATGGTGTGGTTGAAGCAGGGTGGTGACAACCTAGGGAATGATAGTTAG
- a CDS encoding uncharacterized protein (EggNog:ENOG410PTJC~BUSCO:1629at33183) codes for MDERQKLTVASTWKFNPQAILEIRDNLKNIEDTGISCRYEQPDDVFIVDSSGTAEKTSALGQLLASFIDEEKDNDLLERPKITRIVAPPSMEERGFESSSENDEASLMETPSDVQEAIPMSLPGKHWESKAGGVECSLRLPYDVLAEVADATGAQIDLDAENKRIRVASIVPARVEDAVHKLDNLDRAISLATSSHVENMLHMTDSKDFTLRLRTYASLNHLALRRLLVDPRVKGETQFEKMYATVIEFPNSENKTSELPKNIAAPPRPTLLRKGRPTIWSDFLFAELGDVDNFPDTPSTDEATTRHGAQCYQTYSAPHITLSEETEGDKHPFLSREKVSLVDKWVSDGFEAGVVGPSCSGPPNILRAYDSSPEPTPPLLAAPGLKKRVAMVTSSAGSLHQTREPHSFGIKAPMPVSIGSHLTGVEACQPNLSTTQCELNAQSNALRSSKTKVSELIDTSYASDTIAAAAPTLAFDQAPLVPACPSQATFSPDKPDLPNAALINNSVPLPTSSELVIASHMTGTERRDSTLSSFNLETSFRFLNPDLDLQGAGFLQRPIQSQNVERPGQDLAKIADGNKEGHSLNNPDQNVGGVQRRCSRSKCEMLSSDHIVERLQPVSEVETRVFCKIMRQHSSNIGSGRSSKASRKAKKKAAIAEAWGTPVPTGASASAKRAESPEYSKWKREQLAEPRARENNRIADLYTALNPLLTAVQCFSGIVSLEIQFGLILIHNVPKIYVDKAIDVKTWEKLFRPQHGLRGPGTKFMNLLTSSGADIDYMLDLKNDSRHSLFSRNPSVRSVSYEFHCQTKNNQPIVINVNETGMTVVTRPEIVLGAVNVHFPQQIWDMRVVIKGAQEYAPGVDKEIDCAVEALISNLYVYPGRAKVLLFTRLDNFDILHITKVFMRRTTRHHCLEDVRSVKYNPQAQPWSENHCNLPSNMTSASSSERGLYLQITEVQNLLLGRMATDKTLIRARALSPDEMVDNSRLWYEACIVSPAVDKVLESNRSLPVGARVWDWQPADLMGIDANIMTEYPSETKRRVGSNGLASMYRVASQVPVHIDGVGWANSGPTAEARTSFPASSATAASNLAVAAVPNVGIAEPLRDMERRMLQEGVDCLESISGRDTGDVGEFW; via the exons ATGGATGAAAGACAGAAGTTGACCGTGGCTTCTACCTGGAAGTTTAATCCTCAAGCG ATTCTTGAAATAAGAGACAATCTTAA GAACATCGAAGATACAGGGATATCCTGTAGATATGAACAGCCGGACGAT GTCTTTATCGTTGACAGCAGCGGGACCGCCGAAAAAACTTCCGCTCTCGGTCAACTACTAGCGTCTTTTATTGACGAGGAGAAGGACAATGATTTGCTAGAG AGGCCCAAAATCACCCGCATTGTTGCACCTCCGTCAATGGAGGAGCGGGGTTTCGAATCAAGCTCAGAAAATGATGAAGCTTCCCTCATGGAAACGCCTAGTGATGTGCAAGAAGCCATTCCAATGTCGCTCCCAGGCAAACATTGGGAATCGAAAGCCGGCGGGGTAGAATGCTCTTTAAGGCTGCCATATGATGTGTTGGCTGAAGTTGCTGATGCAACGGGAGCACAGATTGATTTGGACGCGGAAAATAAGCGAATTCGAGTAGCAAGTATCGTTCCCGCACGAGTTGAAGACGCTGTTCATAAGCTCGATAATCTGGATAGGGCTATA TCCCTTGCAACATCGTCTCATGTTGAGAATATGCTACATATGACTGACAGTAAAGATTTCACTTTGAGATTGCGTACTTACGCGAGTCTGAACCATCTGGCTCTCCGACGGCTTCTCGTTGACCCACGTGTCAAGGGAGAAACCCAGTTTGAGAAAATGTATGCAACAGTCATAGAATTTCCAAATTCAGAAAACAAAACCAGCGAGCTGCCCAAAAATATTGCTGCTCCTCCACGACCCACGCTGCTCCGAAAAGGGCGCCCAACCATCTGGTCTGATTTTCTGTTTGCGGAACTCGGGGATGTTGATAATTTCCCGGATACCCCTTCTACTGATGAAGCCACCACTCGCCACGGAGCACAGTGTTACCAGACCTATTCAGCCCCTCACATTACGTTATCGGAGGAGACGGAAGGAGATAAACATCCATTTCTTAGCCGTGAAAAAGTGTCACTCGTTGATAAGTGGGTTTCCGATGGTTTCGAAGCCGGGGTTGTGGGACCTTCATGTTCTGGGCCGCCGAATATTCTACGTGCTTATGATTCTTCACCAGAACCGACTCCGCCCCTACTTGCTGCCCCCGGCCTTAAAAAACGTGTAGCCATGGTTACTAGCTCTGCAGGCTCCTTGCATCAAACTCGAGAGCCGCACTCCTTTGGCATCAAGGCCCCAATGCCTGTGTCCATTGGATCACATCTAACCGGCGTTGAGGCCTGTCAGCCAAATCTATCTACCACTCAGTGTGAGCTCAACGCACAATCAAACGCTCTGAGGAGTTCGAAGACGAAAGTATCTGAGTTGATCGATACCTCGTATGCTTCTGATACCATCGCCGCTGCTGCCCCAACGCTGGCATTCGACCAGGCGCCCCTTGTTCCCGCTTGTCCTAGCCAAGCCACGTTTTCGCCTGACAAGCCAGACCTCCCAAACGCAGCACTGATTAATAATTCTGTGCCACTACCCACATCTTCCGAATTGGTCATCGCCTCTCATATGACTGGTACAGAAAGAAGAGATTCGACTCTTTCCAGTTTTAACTTGGAAACGAGCTTTAGGTTTCTGAATCCAGACCTTGATCTACAAGGGGCTGGGTTTCTACAAAGGCCCATACAAAGTCAGAACGTGGAACGACCTGGCCAGGACCTGGCGAAGATTGCAGACGGAAATAAAGAAGGCCATTCCCTAAACAACCCAGATCAAAATGTCGGTGGGGTTCAACGTCGCTGTTCCCGCTCTAAATGTGAAATGCTATCCTCTGATCATATCGTAGAGCGTTTGCAACCTGTCAGTGAAGTGGAGACGAGGGTTTTCTGTAAAATAATGAGGCAACACTCTTCAAATATCGGGAGCGGGCGCAGTTCAAAAGCAAGTCGAAAGGCTAAAAAAAAGGCCGCAATTGCGGAAGCCTGGGGAACTCCTGTTCCTACAGGGGCCTCTGCATCCGCCAAACGGGCAGAGTCTCCGGAATATAGTAAGTGGAAGAGAGAACAATTGGCAGAACCGAGAGCTCGTGAGAATAATCGCATAGCTGATCTTTACACTGCCCTGAACCCTCTTCTCACCGCAGTACAATGCTTCAGCGGCATAGTCTCGCTTGAAATCCAGTTTGGGTTAATTTTGATACATAATGTACCCAAAATTTATGTCGACAAGGCGATTGATGTGAAGACATGGGAAAAACTGTTTCGACCACAGCATGGCCTTCGAGGGCCGGGCAcgaaattcatgaatttACTCACCTCGTCCGGCGCAGACATTGACTATATGCTTGATTTGAAAAACGACTCTCGCCATAGTTTGTTTTCGCGAAATCCGTCCGTTCGCTCTGTAAGCTACGAATTTCATTGCCAGACCAAGAACAACCAGCCGATTGTGATTAATGTCAACGAGACCGGGATGACTGTTGTTACCAGGCCTGAGATTGTTCTCGGAGCGGTGAACGTACACTTTCCACAGCAAATTTGGGATATGAGGGTTGTTATCAAGGGGGCGCAGGAATATGCTCCGGGGGTTGATAAGGAGATCGATTGTGCCGTGGAGGCCCTCATTTCCAACCTCTATGTCTATCCTGGCAGAGCAAAGGTCTTATTGTTCACCCGACTTGACAACTTTGACATCCTCCATATTACAAAGGTCTTCATGCGGCGAACAACTCGTCATCATTGCCTCGAAGACGTGAGGAGCGTGAAGTACAACCCGCAAGCACAACCATGGAGTGAAAATCATTGTAACCTGCCATCCAACATGACAAGTGCTTCCTCGTCAGAGCGAGGCTTATACCTGCAAATTACGGAAGTACAGAATTTGCTCCTTGGTCGGATGGCGACCGATAAGACTTTGATTCGGGCTCGCGCTCTTAGCCCTGATGAAATGGTTGATAATTCGAGACTGTGGTACGAAGCGTGCATTGTTAGCCCAGCCGTTGACAAGGTATTGGAGTCAAACAGAAGCCTTCCTGTGGGTGCACGTGTATGGGATTGGCAACCAGCGGACCTGATGGGAATTGATGCTAATATCATGACCGAATACCCGTCTGAAACCAAGCGAAGGGTTGGATCTAATGGCTTGGCCAGTATGTACCGGGTTGCGTCCCAAGTTCCAGTGCATATTGATGGGGTAGGGTGGGCTAATTCAGGGCCTACTGCTGAAGCAAGAACAAGCTTTCCAGCTTCAAGTGCCACCGCCGCGTCCAACCTCGCTGTTGCAGCTGTTCCCAATGTGGGGATCGCTGAGCCGCTTAGGGACATGGAGCGGCGTATGCTCCAGGAAGGGGTTGACTGCTTGGAAAGCATTAGCGGCAGAGATACAGGGGATGTGGGAGAATTTTGGTAG
- a CDS encoding uncharacterized protein (EggNog:ENOG410PWJW~COG:S~BUSCO:10147at33183), with product MTNGTSTATEWSSAVGHAMTGKSGRVIHNLQEDIARLTRECSLQRSRAEEAQRMNEALKQQLQTVIDRLRNSEQAYEMNLAAVERKDRKINDLKSEVLNEKQRRIKAEEDARRTTQLATEERNEHRRALAEAQETAQQARCQYETLSQARLRDKREYQSRLNTFRKELRELSLRETERQDQLNRFDVIIEQKNREIAAGRDRMERFSRIFEEYKADREQEIRDIVERGYRNDSRIDEAVAEAKETTEKMKWTMNVKKVVKGLE from the coding sequence ATGACAAACGGAACGTCTACGGCGACAGAATGGTCCTCAGCGGTGGGGCATGCCATGACCGGTAAATCCGGCCGCGTTATCCACAACCTCCAAGAAGACATTGCACGCTTAACTCGTGAATGTAGCCTCCAACGGTCTCGCGCCGAAGAAGCACAGCGGATGAATGAAGCTCTAAAACAACAACTGCAGACCGTGATAGACCGATTAAGGAACTCGGAGCAGGCGTATGAAATGAATCTGGCAGCTGTTGAGCGAAAGGATAGGAAGATCAATGACTTAAAATCCGAAGTTCTCAACGAGAAACAAAGACGTATAAAGGCCGAAGAAGATGCTCGGAGGACCACGCAATTGGCCACAGAAGAGCGGAATGAACACCGTCGGGCCCTCGCCGAAGCCCAAGAAACAGCTCAGCAAGCACGGTGCCAGTATGAAACTTTGTCCCAAGCCCGGTTAAGAGATAAGCGGGAATATCAGTCCCGACTCAACACGTTTCGCAAAGAATTGAGGGAACTTTCCCTTCgagaaacagaaagacaaGATCAGCTCAATCGATTTGACGTCATCATCGAGCAGAAAAATCGTGAAATCGCGGCAGGTCGCGATCGTATGGAACGGTTCAGTCGAATATTCGAAGAATACAAGGCGGACAGGGAGCAGGAGATTAGGGATATCGTTGAGAGAGGGTATCGGAACGACTCGAGGATCGATGAGGCTGTTGCAGAGGCGAAGGAAACCACagagaaaatgaaatggacAATGAATGTGAAGAAGGTGGTTAAAGGGCTGGAGTAG
- a CDS encoding uncharacterized protein (EggNog:ENOG410PWJW~COG:S~BUSCO:10147at33183), with translation MHQYNGLFDTTNAPSERHASTVTDNIPDAVSRSPSTMTNGTSTATEWSSAVGHAMTGKSGRVIHNLQEDIARLTRECSLQRSRAEEAQRMNEALKQQLQTVIDRLRNSEQAYEMNLAAVERKDRKINDLKSEVLNEKQRRIKAEEDARRTTQLATEERNEHRRALAEAQETAQQARCQYETLSQARLRDKREYQSRLNTFRKELRELSLRETERQDQLNRFDVIIEQKNREIAAGRDRMERFSRIFEEYKADREQEIRDIVERGYRNDSRIDEAVAEAKETTEKMKWTMNVKKVVKGLE, from the exons ATGCACCAATATAATGGCCTGTTTGACACGACGAACGCGCCATCTGAAAGACACGCCAGTACTGTAACGGATAATATACCTG ATGCAGTGTCTCGCTCACCGTCCACAATGACAAACGGAACGTCTACGGCGACAGAATGGTCCTCAGCGGTGGGGCATGCCATGACCGGTAAATCCGGCCGCGTTATCCACAACCTCCAAGAAGACATTGCACGCTTAACTCGTGAATGTAGCCTCCAACGGTCTCGCGCCGAAGAAGCACAGCGGATGAATGAAGCTCTAAAACAACAACTGCAGACCGTGATAGACCGATTAAGGAACTCGGAGCAGGCGTATGAAATGAATCTGGCAGCTGTTGAGCGAAAGGATAGGAAGATCAATGACTTAAAATCCGAAGTTCTCAACGAGAAACAAAGACGTATAAAGGCCGAAGAAGATGCTCGGAGGACCACGCAATTGGCCACAGAAGAGCGGAATGAACACCGTCGGGCCCTCGCCGAAGCCCAAGAAACAGCTCAGCAAGCACGGTGCCAGTATGAAACTTTGTCCCAAGCCCGGTTAAGAGATAAGCGGGAATATCAGTCCCGACTCAACACGTTTCGCAAAGAATTGAGGGAACTTTCCCTTCgagaaacagaaagacaaGATCAGCTCAATCGATTTGACGTCATCATCGAGCAGAAAAATCGTGAAATCGCGGCAGGTCGCGATCGTATGGAACGGTTCAGTCGAATATTCGAAGAATACAAGGCGGACAGGGAGCAGGAGATTAGGGATATCGTTGAGAGAGGGTATCGGAACGACTCGAGGATCGATGAGGCTGTTGCAGAGGCGAAGGAAACCACagagaaaatgaaatggacAATGAATGTGAAGAAGGTGGTTAAAGGGCTGGAGTAG
- a CDS encoding uncharacterized protein (SECRETED:SignalP(1-19)~EggNog:ENOG410PSZ4~COG:S), protein MHFFRTLLAAAALIASTVAQGELAFTSFPSDVQVGKPVTVTWAGGDATKPVTIKLRKGPSDDLKDIAVLTSSATGGSYTWTPSSSLVDGDDYALQINQGSDINYTNLFSISGGSGSAIPSTDSATLSATPYSSTFATSTTIQLTTGVTTSHISRGTSLSISRNATISTPALSSTRAVTLTPTAAPTESEPSAPTSTPNAAPAILSRPVALALGGLAAFVYLN, encoded by the exons ATGCATTTCTTTAGAACCTTACTTGCAGCCGCTGCTCTGATTGCTTCCACTGTTGCTCAGGGTGAATTGGCGTTCACATCTTTCCCAAGTGATGTCCAGGTTGGCAAGCCAGTGACTGTGACATGGGCTGGCGGCGACGCGACAAAG CCTGTCACTATCAAATTGCGAAAAGGACCTAGTGATGACCTCAAGGATATTGCTGTTTTGACCT CTTCTGCTACTGGAGGAAGCTATACTTGGACCCCTTCGTCCTCGCTTGTCGACGGCGATGACTATGCTCTCCAGATTAATCAGGGCTCCGACATCAATTATACCAACCTTTTCTCCATTTCGGGTGGTTCCGGCAGTGCTATTCCATCCACAGACTCCGCAACTTTGAGTGCAACCCCCTATTCTTCTACCTTTGCCACGTCCACTACGATTCAGCTCACCACTGGTGTCACCACTTCGCATATCAGTAGGGGTACAAGCCTGAGCATTTCCCGGAACGCGACCATCAGCACCCCTGCTCTTAGCAGCACGAGGGCTGTTACCCTGACTCCAACTGCTGCTCCGACGGAATCTGAACCTTCTGCTCCCACATCCACTCCAAATGCCGCCCCGGCCATTCTGTCCAGACCTGTTGCTCTTGCGCTTGGTGGCCTTGCCGCATTTGTTTATTTAAACTAG
- a CDS encoding uncharacterized protein (EggNog:ENOG410PY5D) — protein MAMAVLELFITAFSGWIRKRGAAGGRKQTPVSVSSCSSASEAHASSAFGICGPSCLQRRQSSALLFPKYRAYLRHAPSLAIVDGRVPSLSAFHAGVLRHQGFHSSMDSVQYNPLNPSLHLSRGTIPLNARVRYSEAHIDRPPCPFGDPSPRHAPDSDPLASPTVSGINTVTFRSEPSETIINIRHYAAQDLATCRKIIVMLELTRMRKARKGIGHWILFWRQIYDPGLAQAMTRAVTLVFLEVEQLFRTMAQQMCFITRNVGKRMAHLRTIHEARTIWRQLEQQIIWFRKVRRSRAQILFDKLRRCLESIPVDVPDHLFDDVKRGIFALDPFGDYHPGDSMAEEWDKHAVGKEYAEVYLRQQPDLPSRPGFNGEFQGALHAASTGLDWFSNDVGMT, from the exons ATGGCTATGGCTGTCTTGGAATTATTTATCACCGCGTTCTCTGGATGGATCCGAAAACGAGGAGCTGCCGGGGGTCGAAAGCAGACGCCCGTCAGCGTGTCCAGCTGCAGCAGCGCATCCGAAGCCCACGCCTCCTCGGCATTTGGGATTTGCGGTCCTAGCTGCCTGCAACGCAGACAGTCCAGTGCTCTGCTCTTTCCGAAATATAGGGCGTACCTTCGACACGCGCCATCGCTGGCCATTGTCGATGGTCGTGTTCCATCTCTTTCGGCTTTTCATGCTGGTGTCCTAAGACATCAAGGATTTCACTC CTCCATGGATTCTGTGCAATATAACCCTCTTAACCCCAGCCTGCACCTTTCTCGAGGTACCATTCCGTTGAACGCACGGGTCAGATATTCTGAGGCCCATATCGACCGACCTCCATGTCCTTTCGGAGACCCGTCTCCGCGACATGCGCCCGATAGCGATCCCCTGGCATCGCCCACGGTCTCCGGAATAAATACGGTTACCTTTAGATCAGAGCCGTCCGAGACAATCATAAATATCCGCCATTATGCAGCTCAAGATCTAGCCACATGCCGCAAAATCATCGTTATGCTCGAATTGACCCGAATGCGCAAAGCCCGAAAAGGAATAGGACATTGGATTCTTTTCTGGAGACAGATCTACGACCCGGGCCTTGCCCAAGCAATGACCAGAGCCGTTACTCTCGTGTTTCTAGAAGTAGAGCAACTTTTCCGTACAATGGCACAACAAATGTGTTTCATAACCCGCAATGTTGGCAAGCGAATGGCACATTTGCGAACTATCCACGAAGCGAGAACCATATGGCGCCAGCTGGAACAGCAAATCATCTGGTTTAGAAAGGTAAGACGATCTCGCGCGCAGATTCTCTTTGATAAATTGAGACGTTGTCTGGAGAGCATCCCCGTCGATGTTCCCGATCACCTTTTCGATGACGTGAAACGAGGTATTTTTGCGCTTGATCCTTTCGGCGACTATCATCCAGGAGACTCCATGGCCGAAGAATGGGATAAACACGCTGTCGGGAAAGAGTATGCAGAAGTCTATCTCAGGCAGCAGCCAGATCTGCCTTCCAGGCCGGGGTTCAACGGTGAATTCCAAGGAGCTCTCCATGCAGCATCCACGGGGCTTGATTGGTTCAGCAACGATGTTGGAATGACGTGA